In Halobacillus amylolyticus, the following proteins share a genomic window:
- the hisH gene encoding imidazole glycerol phosphate synthase subunit HisH — protein sequence MIGVIDYGMGNLFSVSKALERLDVPYKIGDRPSQLEDCAGYILPGVGAFPDAMQALHEHKFIGFIKRKVDEGVPLYGICLGMQLLFEESEEGGKTKGLGLFPGKIKRFTGKNDAGVSYKVPHMGWNQLEIQQPDQPLLSQVEQEYVYFVHSYVVHTNEQRLLYATADYQMDVPAIVGKNNVVASQFHPEKSGRAGMQLLENFCKRMVQQ from the coding sequence ATGATTGGAGTCATTGATTATGGGATGGGGAATTTATTTAGTGTCTCAAAGGCCCTTGAACGCCTTGATGTCCCTTATAAAATAGGAGATCGGCCGAGCCAGCTTGAAGATTGTGCGGGCTATATTTTGCCAGGGGTAGGCGCTTTTCCAGACGCCATGCAGGCTTTACATGAACATAAATTCATTGGTTTTATTAAGCGGAAAGTGGATGAAGGTGTACCTCTATACGGGATTTGTCTTGGGATGCAACTCTTATTTGAGGAAAGTGAAGAAGGCGGCAAAACGAAGGGGCTCGGATTATTTCCTGGGAAAATCAAAAGGTTCACAGGAAAGAATGATGCAGGAGTCTCTTATAAAGTTCCACATATGGGCTGGAATCAGCTTGAGATTCAACAACCGGACCAACCCCTCTTGTCCCAAGTGGAACAGGAGTATGTGTATTTCGTCCATTCCTATGTCGTTCATACGAATGAGCAGCGGCTTCTGTATGCAACAGCCGATTATCAAATGGATGTCCCGGCTATCGTGGGGAAAAACAATGTTGTGGCGAGCCAATTTCATCCAGAAAAAAGTGGTCGTGCCGGCATGCAGTTATTAGAGAATTTTTGCAAACGAATGGTACAACAGTGA
- a CDS encoding acyltransferase — protein MRNTERYRVNGGNSLWHIYKTVPFLKVVKNFIIIQVARYMPFLQMKNWLYRTFLRVKVGDETAFALMVMLDIMFPERISVGRNSVIGYNTTILAHEYLIKEYRLGDVKIGDGVMIGANTTILPGVHIGDGAIVSAGTLVHQDVSAGSFVGGNPMKLIYTKEEMEERARHDQFFKDEV, from the coding sequence ATGCGTAATACAGAGCGTTACCGAGTGAATGGAGGAAATTCCCTGTGGCACATATATAAGACGGTGCCGTTCTTAAAGGTGGTTAAAAACTTTATCATCATACAGGTCGCAAGGTATATGCCTTTTTTACAGATGAAGAACTGGCTATACCGTACGTTTCTCCGTGTGAAGGTTGGGGATGAAACGGCATTTGCTCTCATGGTCATGCTGGATATTATGTTTCCTGAGAGAATTTCAGTAGGTCGGAATTCAGTGATTGGTTATAATACAACGATTTTAGCACATGAATATTTAATAAAAGAATATCGCTTAGGTGATGTGAAAATTGGGGATGGAGTGATGATTGGTGCTAATACAACCATCCTTCCTGGGGTTCATATTGGCGACGGAGCGATTGTTTCAGCAGGCACCCTTGTCCATCAGGATGTGTCTGCTGGTTCATTTGTAGGCGGAAATCCAATGAAACTTATTTATACGAAAGAAGAAATGGAAGAACGGGCTAGGCACGATCAATTTTTTAAGGATGAGGTGTAG
- a CDS encoding nucleoside recognition domain-containing protein: MKGILERGLKKGLQLTWTLGKVIFPVTLIVTILQFTPILPWVIGKLEPLMGWLGLSGEAAVPLVIGNFLNLYAGIAAIISFDFTVKEVFILAIMLSFSHNLLIESTVAKRVGVSWWFVAGVRLSLAFVSAFLINTFWKGGQEQAVYGFAPEQQAAPEGWTEIITHGIQTALMGIVQLALIVIPLMIFMQYLRERGWLDRFSEWVAPATRFLGMERNTSMTLVAGLTIGLAYGAGLMIQAVEEDGVSRKDMYLAILFLVSCHAVVEDTLIFIPLGIPVWPLLLIRLLTAIVLTAAAGLVLNRLQRERKETSNEHTYDTF, from the coding sequence ATGAAAGGCATCTTAGAGCGCGGGCTAAAAAAAGGCTTGCAGCTTACGTGGACATTAGGGAAAGTGATCTTCCCGGTTACCCTTATCGTAACGATTCTTCAGTTCACCCCCATTCTTCCGTGGGTGATAGGAAAACTTGAGCCGCTAATGGGGTGGTTAGGGCTCTCTGGTGAAGCGGCTGTTCCACTCGTCATCGGAAACTTTCTAAACTTGTATGCGGGAATTGCTGCGATTATTTCGTTTGATTTTACCGTTAAGGAAGTTTTTATTTTAGCGATTATGCTATCCTTTTCCCACAACCTCTTGATTGAATCGACCGTTGCCAAAAGGGTTGGTGTAAGTTGGTGGTTTGTTGCTGGAGTAAGACTCAGCCTTGCTTTTGTCTCTGCTTTTCTCATCAATACGTTTTGGAAAGGCGGACAAGAACAAGCCGTTTACGGTTTCGCTCCTGAGCAGCAAGCTGCACCTGAAGGCTGGACTGAAATAATTACACACGGTATTCAGACAGCTCTTATGGGTATTGTTCAATTGGCCCTCATCGTTATTCCGTTGATGATCTTTATGCAATATTTACGAGAAAGAGGCTGGCTTGATCGGTTTTCGGAGTGGGTGGCGCCTGCGACTCGCTTCCTGGGAATGGAGCGCAACACATCCATGACGCTTGTTGCCGGCCTAACGATCGGGCTGGCTTATGGCGCGGGACTCATGATTCAAGCAGTGGAAGAGGATGGCGTGTCTAGAAAAGATATGTATTTAGCCATTTTATTTTTAGTTTCATGTCATGCGGTTGTGGAGGATACGTTGATCTTCATTCCGCTTGGGATACCTGTCTGGCCGCTGCTTTTGATTCGTCTGTTAACAGCGATCGTGCTAACAGCTGCTGCTGGACTAGTATTGAATAGATTACAACGTGAGAGAAAGGAAACTTCTAATGAGCATACGTACGATACTTTTTGA
- the ppaX gene encoding pyrophosphatase PpaX gives MSIRTILFDLDGTLIDTNELIIASFTHTIERYGKRRFSREEIINFIGPPLTDSMRLIDADRVDELIEVYRSHNLANHDDYVTVYDGVLETVQSLKEQGFRLGVVTTKMRQTVNMGLELAGLVGMFETVVTLDDVTNAKPHPEPIAKALAALESQASEALMVGDSTHDIEAGKNAGTKTAGVAWTVKGSAVLDELNPDYMLTNMRDLLDITGG, from the coding sequence ATGAGCATACGTACGATACTTTTTGACTTAGATGGAACTCTAATTGATACGAACGAGTTAATTATCGCTTCGTTCACCCATACGATTGAGCGTTATGGCAAGCGTCGATTCAGCCGGGAAGAGATTATCAACTTTATCGGTCCTCCGTTAACAGATAGCATGAGGCTGATTGATGCTGATCGTGTGGATGAGTTGATCGAGGTTTATCGCTCACACAATCTTGCGAACCATGATGATTATGTAACCGTTTATGACGGGGTGCTCGAGACGGTTCAGTCGTTAAAGGAGCAAGGTTTTCGTCTAGGTGTAGTGACGACGAAAATGCGCCAAACTGTCAATATGGGGCTAGAACTTGCGGGGCTTGTGGGAATGTTTGAAACAGTTGTAACACTCGATGATGTAACAAATGCAAAACCGCATCCCGAACCGATTGCTAAAGCCCTTGCGGCGCTGGAATCCCAGGCTTCTGAAGCATTAATGGTTGGGGATAGTACGCATGATATTGAGGCAGGTAAAAATGCAGGGACAAAGACAGCTGGTGTAGCTTGGACGGTGAAAGGTTCCGCAGTATTGGATGAACTCAATCCAGATTATATGTTGACGAATATGAGGGACTTACTGGACATTACAGGAGGATAA
- a CDS encoding glycerol-3-phosphate dehydrogenase/oxidase, whose protein sequence is MKPFSSYYRQEQFEKLNKEQWDILVIGGGITGSGIALDAASRGMKTAVVEMQDFAAGTSSRSTKLVHGGLRYLKQFEVKMVAEVGKEREIVYENGPHVTTPEWMMLPFHEGGNFGPFTTNIGLRVYDYLAGVKKSERRTMLSPEETLEHEPLVKRDGLKGAGFYVEYKTDDARLTLEVMKKAVDYGAVSANYAKVIDFLYNEQGTIEGAIVEDTISGETYQIQAKKVVNAGGPWVDELREMDGSKKGKTLQLTKGAHLVFDQDAFPLKQAVYFDTPDSRMIFAIPRDGKTYVGTTDTEYDGDISHPKLTTVDRDYILDAIHLMFPSVDVNADDVESSWVGVRPLIHEEGKDPSEISRKDEIFTSDSGLISMAGGKLTGYRKMSQSAVNLVRDQLAEEYGIRYSDSETIHMPISGGEVNGSKGFKKFKAERVQIGESMGLSAEQANKLVNLYGANVDTVFQVYKDKKQVAEKAQIDPVVFAQLVVALEYEFAYKPVDFFVRRTGALFFNIAWVREHQDSVVDFMATELDWTTPQKQGYKDELNQLLNEAVKPVEIG, encoded by the coding sequence ATGAAACCATTTTCTAGTTATTATCGACAAGAACAATTTGAAAAGCTTAATAAAGAACAGTGGGATATTCTCGTGATCGGCGGAGGGATAACTGGGTCAGGCATCGCTTTAGATGCTGCCAGCCGCGGAATGAAAACAGCTGTCGTAGAAATGCAGGATTTTGCAGCGGGAACATCAAGCCGCTCAACAAAACTTGTACACGGCGGATTACGTTATTTAAAACAATTTGAAGTGAAGATGGTAGCCGAAGTAGGGAAAGAACGTGAGATTGTTTATGAGAATGGTCCCCACGTTACGACACCAGAGTGGATGATGCTGCCATTTCATGAAGGTGGAAATTTTGGCCCGTTCACAACGAATATAGGTCTTAGGGTGTACGACTACTTAGCAGGTGTGAAGAAAAGTGAACGAAGAACGATGCTTAGTCCTGAAGAGACGCTTGAACATGAACCTTTGGTGAAACGCGATGGCCTCAAAGGGGCAGGCTTTTACGTTGAATATAAAACGGACGATGCCCGTTTGACCCTTGAGGTGATGAAAAAAGCTGTTGATTACGGAGCTGTTTCTGCCAATTATGCAAAGGTCATTGATTTTCTATATAACGAGCAAGGTACTATAGAAGGCGCAATTGTTGAAGATACGATCAGCGGCGAGACCTACCAAATACAGGCTAAAAAAGTTGTGAATGCAGGTGGTCCCTGGGTTGATGAATTACGCGAAATGGATGGGTCCAAAAAAGGAAAAACTCTTCAATTGACGAAAGGGGCTCACCTCGTATTCGATCAAGATGCGTTTCCTCTGAAGCAGGCAGTTTATTTTGATACACCTGACAGCCGGATGATTTTCGCGATCCCTAGAGACGGGAAAACATATGTGGGGACAACGGATACGGAATACGACGGCGACATTTCCCATCCGAAGTTGACGACTGTCGATCGTGATTATATTTTGGATGCGATTCACTTAATGTTTCCTTCTGTTGATGTAAACGCTGATGACGTTGAATCTAGCTGGGTAGGGGTAAGGCCACTCATTCATGAAGAGGGAAAAGATCCATCAGAGATTTCCCGTAAAGATGAAATTTTTACTTCTGATTCAGGATTAATTTCGATGGCTGGCGGTAAACTCACTGGTTATCGTAAAATGTCCCAATCTGCTGTCAATTTGGTTCGGGATCAGTTAGCTGAGGAGTATGGCATTCGCTATTCTGATTCAGAAACGATCCATATGCCGATATCAGGCGGTGAAGTAAATGGTTCAAAAGGGTTTAAGAAATTTAAAGCAGAACGTGTTCAGATTGGAGAGTCAATGGGTTTGTCAGCTGAACAAGCGAATAAGCTTGTAAACTTATATGGAGCGAATGTCGATACTGTTTTCCAAGTATATAAGGACAAAAAACAAGTGGCGGAAAAAGCTCAAATCGATCCGGTTGTTTTCGCTCAGCTCGTTGTAGCACTTGAATATGAATTTGCATACAAGCCCGTTGATTTCTTTGTCCGCCGAACCGGTGCTTTATTCTTTAATATTGCTTGGGTTAGAGAGCATCAAGATTCAGTCGTTGACTTCATGGCGACTGAATTGGACTGGACGACACCACAGAAGCAAGGCTATAAAGATGAATTAAATCAATTGTTGAATGAAGCTGTTAAGCCTGTAGAAATAGGATAA
- a CDS encoding glycerol-3-phosphate responsive antiterminator, with product MTINQRILPAIKHMKEFERLLGSTSEYIILLDTRLGMLKKLVNAGQKAGKKVLIHVDLVQGLKTDDYGVEFIGREIKPDGVISTRSTVIQRAKKYGLITVQRLFLIDSQAIEHNVKIIKKTQPDYVEVLPGILPGMIKEVKDRLGVPVIAGGLIRTTEEVDEAIQSGASAVTTSRTELWEF from the coding sequence GTGACGATCAACCAACGTATTTTGCCTGCTATTAAGCATATGAAAGAATTTGAACGGCTTCTTGGATCGACATCAGAGTACATCATTTTGCTTGATACTCGTCTTGGAATGCTCAAAAAGTTAGTTAATGCCGGCCAAAAGGCGGGAAAAAAAGTTCTTATCCATGTTGATTTAGTTCAAGGGTTAAAAACAGATGATTATGGAGTGGAATTTATTGGGCGGGAAATCAAGCCGGACGGAGTGATTTCGACAAGGTCGACTGTGATTCAACGTGCAAAGAAGTATGGGTTGATTACAGTGCAGCGTTTATTTCTTATTGATAGTCAAGCCATAGAACATAATGTCAAAATAATAAAAAAAACACAGCCCGATTATGTAGAAGTTTTGCCTGGAATATTACCGGGAATGATAAAAGAAGTAAAAGATCGATTAGGTGTTCCGGTTATAGCAGGCGGGTTGATACGTACAACAGAAGAAGTTGATGAGGCGATCCAATCAGGTGCTTCGGCTGTCACAACATCCCGTACTGAGCTTTGGGAGTTTTAA
- the hisB gene encoding imidazoleglycerol-phosphate dehydratase HisB, translating to MTKNRKSVITRTTRETDINLEFVIDGEGKADLDVQVPFMAHMLELFTKHGLFDLMVTGKGDVEVDDHHLTEDIGICLGQALRQALGDKSGIKRYGSMTLPMDETLVTVAVDLSDRPHLEWKADLPKDRVGTFDTENVHEFFWKLAVEARMNLHIVLHHGHNTHHIIEAMFKALARALDEATQIDPRIKGVPSTKGSL from the coding sequence ATGACCAAAAATCGAAAATCTGTTATTACTCGAACCACCCGGGAAACAGATATAAACTTAGAGTTTGTTATTGATGGAGAAGGGAAAGCAGATCTCGACGTGCAAGTTCCTTTTATGGCCCATATGCTTGAGCTTTTTACGAAGCACGGGTTGTTTGATTTAATGGTAACAGGCAAAGGTGACGTCGAAGTGGATGATCACCACTTAACTGAAGACATCGGCATTTGCCTTGGACAAGCATTGCGACAAGCTCTTGGGGACAAAAGCGGTATCAAACGTTATGGATCCATGACCCTTCCGATGGATGAAACCCTTGTCACGGTTGCCGTCGATTTAAGTGACCGTCCCCATTTGGAATGGAAAGCTGACTTGCCAAAAGATCGTGTAGGAACGTTTGATACGGAGAATGTACATGAGTTCTTTTGGAAACTCGCCGTTGAAGCTCGAATGAATTTACATATCGTTCTTCACCACGGTCACAATACGCATCACATTATTGAAGCGATGTTTAAAGCATTGGCGAGGGCTCTAGATGAAGCAACGCAAATTGATCCTCGTATTAAAGGGGTGCCAAGTACGAAAGGAAGTTTGTAA
- the hisG gene encoding ATP phosphoribosyltransferase gives MSKPLTIAMPKGRIYEEAAELMKRAGYYLAADAEESRKLILEFPEQNIQIMMAKPMDVVTYVEYGAADIGIAGKDVLLEQDRDVYEVLDLQISPCYVAVAGLPDKPLGRIAPKIATKYPKIASDYFREQGEQIEIIPLNGSIELAPLIGLADRIVDIVSSGRTLRENGLMEYQKIADITSRLIVNPVSYRLKSNDIDEMVRKLSGVVEVESS, from the coding sequence ATGAGTAAGCCTTTAACGATCGCCATGCCAAAGGGCAGGATATATGAAGAAGCTGCAGAGCTGATGAAACGAGCGGGCTATTATTTAGCGGCAGACGCTGAAGAATCAAGAAAGTTGATTTTGGAGTTTCCTGAGCAAAATATTCAAATTATGATGGCAAAACCAATGGATGTGGTAACATATGTGGAATATGGGGCAGCGGACATCGGTATTGCCGGCAAGGATGTTCTCTTAGAGCAGGACCGTGATGTATATGAAGTATTGGATTTGCAAATTAGTCCCTGCTATGTAGCCGTTGCAGGATTGCCTGACAAACCACTTGGGCGAATTGCCCCAAAAATTGCGACCAAATATCCGAAAATCGCCTCTGATTATTTTAGAGAGCAAGGCGAACAAATTGAGATCATTCCCTTGAATGGTTCAATAGAACTTGCACCGCTGATCGGTTTAGCCGATCGGATTGTCGATATTGTTTCTTCAGGGCGAACGTTGCGAGAGAACGGACTAATGGAGTACCAGAAAATAGCCGACATTACCTCAAGGTTAATTGTTAATCCAGTCAGCTATCGACTCAAGAGTAATGATATAGATGAAATGGTTCGCAAGTTAAGTGGAGTTGTGGAGGTGGAAAGTTCATGA
- the glpK gene encoding glycerol kinase GlpK, with product MEKYILSIDQGTTSSRAMLFNHGGEIVETAQREFEQYFPKPGWVEHDANEIWTSVLACMADVLTKADVEAEQIAGIGITNQRETTVVWDRNTGKPIHKAIVWQSRQTQQICNELREQGLNDTFRDKTGLLLDPYFSGTKVKWILDHVDGAREKAENDELMFGTIDTWLVYKLSGKKEHVTDYSNASRTLMYNIYDLEWDEELLDILGVPKSMLPEVKPSSEVYGHTVDYHFFGSSIPIAGMAGDQQAALFGQACFEKGMAKNTYGTGGFMLMNTAEEAVRSDQGLLTTLAWGVDGKVEYALEGSIFVSGSAIQWLRDGLNLIESSKQSESIAGEVDSTEGVYVVPAFVGLGTPYWDSEARGAVFGLTRGTKKSHFVRATLESLAYQAKDVVDAMVEDSGIELKKLRVDGGAVKNDLLMQFQSDLLNVPVERPKINETTALGAAYLAGLAVDFWKDRKEISKQWYVEKDFDPQMNEEKSAELYEGWQKAVEAARVFKL from the coding sequence ATGGAAAAATATATTTTATCCATTGACCAGGGAACGACGAGTTCACGTGCGATGTTATTTAATCATGGTGGGGAAATAGTGGAGACAGCACAACGGGAATTTGAACAATACTTCCCTAAGCCAGGCTGGGTTGAACACGATGCAAATGAAATTTGGACATCTGTGTTAGCTTGTATGGCTGATGTGCTTACCAAAGCAGATGTGGAAGCAGAACAAATCGCTGGGATAGGGATTACGAACCAGCGCGAAACGACAGTTGTCTGGGATCGCAATACAGGCAAACCGATCCATAAAGCCATCGTCTGGCAATCCCGTCAAACACAGCAAATCTGTAACGAGCTGCGGGAGCAGGGGTTGAATGATACGTTCCGTGATAAAACAGGGTTGTTGCTGGATCCTTATTTTTCTGGAACGAAAGTGAAGTGGATTCTTGACCATGTGGACGGTGCCCGGGAAAAGGCAGAAAATGATGAGTTAATGTTCGGTACCATCGATACATGGCTCGTTTATAAGCTATCGGGTAAGAAAGAACATGTGACCGATTATTCTAATGCGTCAAGAACACTAATGTACAATATTTATGATCTGGAGTGGGATGAGGAGCTTCTTGATATTTTAGGTGTTCCAAAAAGCATGCTTCCAGAGGTAAAACCTTCCTCAGAGGTGTATGGACACACCGTGGATTATCATTTCTTCGGCAGCAGCATTCCAATTGCCGGTATGGCAGGTGATCAGCAAGCTGCACTTTTCGGGCAGGCTTGTTTTGAAAAGGGTATGGCTAAAAACACCTATGGTACAGGCGGATTTATGTTGATGAATACAGCGGAGGAAGCAGTGCGTTCTGATCAAGGGTTGCTGACAACGCTTGCCTGGGGAGTTGATGGTAAAGTGGAATACGCTCTCGAGGGAAGTATTTTCGTGTCAGGGTCTGCGATTCAATGGCTTCGTGACGGATTAAATTTGATAGAGTCCTCTAAGCAAAGTGAAAGCATTGCAGGAGAGGTGGATTCGACGGAAGGAGTATATGTTGTTCCAGCCTTTGTCGGACTTGGCACTCCATACTGGGACAGCGAAGCTCGTGGGGCCGTGTTCGGGTTAACAAGAGGCACGAAAAAGTCTCACTTTGTCCGTGCCACTCTTGAATCATTGGCCTATCAAGCGAAGGATGTGGTGGATGCCATGGTCGAGGACTCCGGGATTGAATTGAAGAAACTTCGTGTTGACGGCGGTGCAGTCAAAAATGATCTGCTTATGCAGTTTCAAAGTGACTTGCTGAATGTACCTGTCGAACGTCCGAAAATAAACGAAACGACGGCACTTGGAGCAGCCTATTTGGCCGGTCTTGCTGTAGATTTCTGGAAAGATCGTAAGGAAATCTCCAAGCAATGGTATGTGGAGAAGGATTTTGATCCGCAAATGAACGAAGAGAAAAGTGCCGAACTTTATGAAGGCTGGCAAAAAGCAGTAGAGGCTGCACGCGTTTTTAAATTGTAA
- the hisF gene encoding imidazole glycerol phosphate synthase subunit HisF has protein sequence MLSKRIIPCLDVKEGRVVKGIQFVDIRDAGDPVELAKVYDEQGADELVFLDISASHEGKKTMIDVVREVASELAIPFTVGGGIRTLEDMKETLRNGADKVSLNSAAVNRPEVIREGADYFGSQCIVVAIDARYDESVNTWRVYTHGGRTPTEWTVTDWAQEAVRLGAGEILLTSMNQDGEKSGFDLPLLRAVQEVVGVPVIASGGAGAAEHFYEVFEEVDADAALAASIFHYKETSIRNVKEYLAGKGVVVR, from the coding sequence ATGTTATCGAAACGGATCATCCCTTGCTTAGATGTAAAGGAAGGCCGAGTGGTAAAAGGGATTCAGTTCGTTGATATTCGTGATGCCGGCGACCCGGTTGAACTGGCAAAGGTGTACGATGAACAGGGAGCTGATGAGCTTGTATTTTTAGATATCTCTGCAAGTCACGAGGGTAAAAAAACGATGATTGATGTTGTTCGAGAGGTCGCCTCCGAGCTTGCTATCCCCTTTACGGTTGGCGGCGGGATTCGCACACTTGAAGATATGAAAGAAACGTTGAGAAATGGTGCAGATAAAGTTTCTTTAAATTCTGCGGCTGTTAATCGTCCAGAAGTGATTCGAGAAGGTGCAGATTACTTTGGAAGTCAATGTATCGTTGTTGCGATTGATGCACGTTATGACGAATCAGTGAATACATGGCGTGTGTATACGCATGGCGGGCGGACGCCGACAGAATGGACGGTCACCGACTGGGCGCAAGAAGCTGTCCGTCTTGGCGCAGGTGAAATTTTGTTAACATCAATGAATCAGGATGGTGAGAAATCAGGATTTGACTTGCCATTACTGAGAGCCGTTCAGGAAGTGGTGGGAGTCCCCGTCATTGCTTCAGGTGGGGCCGGCGCGGCCGAGCACTTTTATGAAGTATTTGAAGAAGTAGATGCAGATGCAGCATTAGCGGCTTCTATCTTTCATTATAAAGAAACATCGATCCGAAATGTGAAGGAATATTTAGCAGGGAAGGGAGTCGTTGTACGATGA
- a CDS encoding ATP phosphoribosyltransferase regulatory subunit — protein MAKRLMFEKPLGMRDTLPFFYNQKTKAREKLTSTILSYGYSMMDTPLLEYHETVGKMSATLEQQLFKLLDQQGHTLVLRPDMTAPIARVAASQLKNAEFPIRLAYGGPVFRAQQTEGGKPAQFEQVGTELIGDHSSYGDAEVIALLVESLKQSGLDDFVITIGHIGFVKAFFNDLLGDDDETTDLLLQHLYRKNYVGFREDVKMSQLPSDTKSALLSLLQLRGGEEVFTASKALARNQSCMQAVNELKQLYKILNQYGVDKYVHVDLNLISHMNYYTGILFEGYAPNLGALLCNGGRYDTLLPSFQLNASATGFAIHLERLIEALEVQEEEDVRIGVIVDDDTHAEGIKRAAELRGEGYFVLLQHIDQIPDLIKFKEQLKDSVDLTVKGGGLDE, from the coding sequence ATGGCGAAACGATTGATGTTTGAAAAACCACTAGGAATGCGCGACACGCTTCCTTTTTTTTATAACCAAAAAACGAAGGCTAGAGAAAAGTTAACGTCGACCATTCTTTCCTATGGCTATTCGATGATGGATACACCGTTGCTCGAATATCATGAAACAGTTGGAAAAATGAGTGCGACGCTAGAACAGCAGTTATTTAAATTATTAGATCAACAGGGGCACACGCTCGTGTTGCGTCCGGATATGACCGCGCCGATTGCTCGTGTTGCCGCCTCCCAGTTAAAGAATGCAGAGTTCCCTATAAGGCTTGCCTACGGTGGACCGGTCTTTCGTGCTCAGCAAACGGAGGGGGGCAAGCCTGCTCAATTTGAACAAGTCGGTACAGAGTTAATCGGTGATCATTCTTCTTATGGGGATGCTGAGGTGATTGCCCTTTTAGTAGAATCGCTGAAGCAGTCTGGTTTAGATGATTTTGTCATTACCATTGGTCATATTGGATTCGTGAAAGCCTTTTTCAATGATTTGCTTGGTGATGACGATGAAACAACTGACCTTCTATTACAGCATTTATATAGAAAAAATTATGTAGGTTTCCGGGAAGATGTCAAGATGAGTCAGCTTCCAAGTGATACGAAAAGCGCATTGCTCTCCCTTTTACAGCTTCGGGGTGGAGAGGAAGTTTTCACGGCGAGTAAAGCGTTGGCGCGAAATCAATCTTGTATGCAGGCAGTGAATGAATTAAAGCAGCTTTATAAAATTTTAAACCAGTATGGGGTAGACAAGTATGTACATGTTGACCTCAATTTAATTAGTCACATGAACTACTATACAGGGATTTTATTTGAGGGATATGCCCCAAACCTAGGTGCCTTGCTGTGTAATGGCGGTCGTTATGACACATTGCTGCCATCGTTCCAGTTGAATGCCTCTGCTACGGGTTTTGCTATTCATTTAGAACGTTTAATTGAAGCACTGGAGGTCCAAGAAGAGGAAGACGTTCGAATAGGTGTTATTGTTGATGATGATACACATGCTGAAGGTATAAAAAGAGCCGCGGAATTACGTGGCGAGGGATACTTTGTGTTATTGCAGCACATCGATCAAATTCCTGATTTAATCAAATTCAAGGAACAGCTTAAAGATAGTGTTGACTTAACTGTAAAAGGAGGCGGACTTGATGAGTAA
- the hisA gene encoding 1-(5-phosphoribosyl)-5-[(5-phosphoribosylamino)methylideneamino]imidazole-4-carboxamide isomerase, whose translation MSFTIYPAIDMRDGKCVRLEQGDFNKQTVYGDNPFEVAQKFAEAGASWIHMVDLDGAKEGSKQNAEHVVKVARDLNCKVQIGGGIRSEEDVTYYLDRGVDRVIIGSLAIRDLPLTKQLLKKFKEKIVIGLDARDGYVATEGWLERSEVKAVDLGKELAEAGAETFIYTDIAKDGMLQGPNTEEIVRLASETSVNVIASGGIQGLEDLRELKKYQQQNVIGSIVGKALYTDRFKLSDALSEEER comes from the coding sequence ATGAGTTTTACGATTTATCCTGCTATTGATATGCGTGATGGGAAATGTGTTCGTCTTGAACAAGGTGATTTTAATAAACAAACAGTGTATGGCGACAACCCTTTTGAAGTGGCCCAAAAGTTTGCAGAAGCGGGAGCCTCCTGGATCCATATGGTTGATTTGGATGGAGCAAAGGAAGGATCGAAGCAAAATGCTGAACATGTAGTAAAGGTCGCACGTGATCTTAATTGCAAGGTTCAAATTGGTGGTGGAATCCGTTCTGAGGAGGATGTTACTTATTATTTGGACCGTGGTGTGGACCGGGTGATTATCGGTTCGTTGGCGATCCGTGACCTTCCGTTAACGAAGCAGCTTTTGAAAAAATTCAAAGAAAAAATCGTGATCGGCTTAGATGCACGAGATGGCTATGTAGCCACTGAAGGCTGGCTTGAACGCTCGGAAGTGAAGGCTGTTGATTTAGGAAAAGAACTCGCCGAAGCTGGCGCGGAAACGTTTATTTATACTGATATTGCAAAAGATGGGATGCTGCAAGGCCCAAATACGGAAGAAATTGTCCGTTTAGCCTCTGAAACGTCTGTCAACGTGATTGCTTCTGGAGGAATCCAGGGACTTGAAGACTTGCGTGAACTAAAAAAGTATCAACAGCAAAACGTCATCGGTTCGATTGTGGGCAAAGCCTTGTATACTGATCGATTCAAGCTTTCTGATGCACTAAGTGAGGAGGAGCGCTAA